The following proteins come from a genomic window of Campylobacter concisus:
- the folK gene encoding 2-amino-4-hydroxy-6-hydroxymethyldihydropteridine diphosphokinase yields MKLAGARKIVKSRFCPSFFHKRDEFKYEALVGMGGNIGDSAKRFDKFIRAIKSDSRFHVVEVSPILINAAFGYKAQDDFSNAVINLQTSMSPRETLKILGHYESKFKRVRTFKNAPRTLDLDILYFSKKVYKTPRLIVPHPGADKRLSVIVPLGLMRS; encoded by the coding sequence ATGAAGCTAGCTGGAGCAAGAAAGATCGTAAAAAGCCGTTTTTGCCCTAGCTTTTTTCATAAAAGAGATGAGTTTAAGTATGAGGCGCTAGTTGGTATGGGTGGCAACATCGGTGACAGCGCAAAGAGGTTTGATAAATTTATAAGAGCGATTAAAAGTGATAGTAGGTTTCATGTAGTTGAAGTCTCGCCGATCCTTATAAATGCGGCGTTTGGCTACAAAGCGCAGGATGATTTTAGTAACGCTGTTATAAATTTACAAACATCTATGAGCCCTAGAGAAACTCTAAAAATTTTGGGGCACTATGAGAGTAAATTTAAGCGCGTGAGGACGTTTAAAAATGCACCACGTACGCTTGATCTGGATATTTTGTATTTTAGTAAAAAAGTCTATAAGACGCCGCGCCTTATCGTCCCGCACCCAGGAGCTGATAAGAGGCTTAGCGTTATCGTGCCACTAGGGCTTATGAGAAGTTAA
- the flhF gene encoding flagellar biosynthesis protein FlhF, translated as MATKFHTFTGESTIEALKKAQETCGEKAILVTTKQIQAKTINKKPLYEILVSVEEDDVKQPPKPNAKAINYENAYSKFNKNYEPTKPKFEIKEEPAKFEAKTASPEPYDPNESVLLNISAAAKEISTIANVNIDDVKDKESSIPNGMNKKIDDVAKQVSVLSEKIGLITDMIWDEKAPNRNNLSIPPEFASIYKLAKQSGMKEEHLEAIMQTTLENLPVSMKSNPTAVKRYFYSLLRNMLPCRKEPSDKKQRIMMLVGPTGVGKTTTLAKLAARFAYGNEKRYKTGIITLDTYRIGAVEQLFQYAKMMKLPILDVIEIDDFQNAIKQLNYCDVILIDTTGNSQYDKEKLERLDKFLKHSGAKIDVNLVLSAGSKVEDLIEIYNGFSFLDIDTLIITKFDETKIFGNVFSLIYETNTPVSYFSVGQEVPDDLVEAKSEFLVECVFDGFIKQKASDE; from the coding sequence ATGGCTACAAAATTTCATACTTTTACAGGTGAGAGTACCATTGAGGCTTTGAAAAAGGCTCAAGAGACGTGCGGCGAAAAGGCCATACTAGTTACTACAAAGCAAATTCAAGCCAAAACAATAAACAAAAAGCCACTTTATGAGATTTTAGTAAGTGTCGAAGAGGACGACGTTAAACAGCCTCCAAAGCCAAATGCAAAAGCCATAAACTACGAAAATGCCTATTCTAAATTTAATAAAAACTATGAACCTACTAAGCCAAAATTTGAGATAAAAGAAGAACCGGCTAAATTTGAGGCAAAGACAGCGTCGCCCGAGCCTTACGATCCAAATGAGAGCGTGCTTCTAAATATCTCAGCTGCTGCAAAAGAGATAAGCACGATCGCAAATGTAAATATCGATGACGTCAAAGATAAAGAGTCGAGCATACCAAATGGTATGAATAAAAAAATAGACGATGTGGCAAAGCAAGTAAGCGTGTTAAGCGAAAAAATAGGGCTCATAACTGACATGATCTGGGATGAAAAAGCCCCAAATCGCAATAATCTCTCGATCCCGCCAGAATTTGCTAGCATCTATAAGCTCGCAAAACAAAGCGGTATGAAAGAGGAGCATTTAGAGGCGATCATGCAAACGACGCTTGAAAATTTGCCAGTCTCGATGAAGAGCAATCCAACCGCAGTAAAGAGATATTTCTATTCGCTTTTGCGGAATATGCTGCCATGCAGAAAAGAGCCAAGCGATAAAAAACAACGTATCATGATGCTAGTTGGCCCAACTGGAGTTGGTAAGACTACGACTCTTGCAAAGCTAGCGGCTCGTTTTGCTTACGGCAATGAAAAGCGGTATAAAACAGGCATCATCACGCTTGATACGTACCGTATCGGAGCGGTTGAGCAGCTATTTCAATACGCTAAAATGATGAAGCTGCCCATTCTCGATGTTATCGAGATAGATGACTTTCAAAATGCTATCAAACAGCTTAATTATTGTGATGTGATACTTATTGATACGACTGGAAATTCGCAGTATGACAAAGAAAAGCTTGAAAGGCTTGATAAATTTTTAAAGCATAGCGGTGCAAAGATAGATGTAAATTTGGTTCTTTCGGCTGGCTCAAAGGTTGAGGATCTAATAGAAATTTATAATGGATTTTCATTTTTGGATATTGACACGCTGATAATCACCAAATTTGATGAGACAAAAATTTTTGGCAACGTCTTTTCGCTGATATATGAGACAAATACACCAGTGAGCTACTTTAGCGTGGGTCAAGAGGTACCTGATGATCTTGTGGAGGCAAAGAGCGAATTTTTAGTAGAGTGCGTGTTTGACGGCTTTATAAAGCAAAAGGCTAGCGATGAATAA
- a CDS encoding P-loop NTPase — protein MNNQAQKLQSLVQSQSKSKNTHFIAITSGKGGVGKSTISANLANVLSKNGYKVGLFDADIGLANLDVILNVKMGKNLLHVLKGECSLKDILIPINKNLILIPGESGDEILKFNNQFLFERFLDEASELDELDFLIIDTGAGIGGSTQLFLEAADEVVVVTVPDPAAITDAYAVIKIVSRFKNSELLLLNMVKNEAEATRIYENIKRVANANIGPSLNLELIGFVASDKNVSRSIKQRTLFTDDAAYAEPSAQIKQIASNLLYRLERKVLDDEQSRSFGGFFKRLIEQF, from the coding sequence ATGAATAATCAAGCGCAAAAATTACAAAGTTTAGTCCAGTCTCAAAGCAAGAGCAAAAATACACATTTTATTGCGATAACTAGCGGCAAAGGTGGTGTTGGTAAGAGCACGATAAGTGCAAATTTGGCAAATGTTTTATCAAAAAATGGCTACAAAGTAGGGCTATTTGACGCTGATATCGGCCTTGCAAACCTTGACGTCATCTTAAATGTAAAAATGGGTAAAAATTTACTTCACGTGCTAAAAGGTGAGTGCAGCCTAAAAGATATCTTGATACCCATAAATAAAAATTTGATCCTCATTCCTGGCGAGAGCGGCGATGAAATTTTAAAATTTAACAATCAATTTTTATTTGAGAGGTTTTTAGATGAGGCGAGCGAGCTTGATGAGCTTGATTTTTTGATCATTGACACCGGAGCTGGCATAGGCGGTAGTACGCAGCTATTTTTAGAGGCGGCTGATGAGGTTGTAGTGGTGACAGTGCCTGATCCTGCAGCGATAACCGATGCATACGCTGTCATAAAGATCGTCTCAAGGTTTAAAAATAGTGAGCTTTTGCTTTTAAATATGGTAAAAAATGAAGCAGAAGCGACTAGAATTTATGAAAATATAAAACGCGTTGCTAATGCAAATATCGGGCCTAGCTTAAATTTAGAGCTTATAGGATTTGTGGCTTCTGATAAGAATGTTTCAAGAAGCATAAAACAACGAACGCTTTTTACAGACGACGCTGCTTATGCTGAGCCTAGTGCTCAGATAAAACAGATAGCTTCGAATTTACTTTATAGGTTGGAACGAAAAGTGCTTGACGATGAGCAAAGCAGGAGCTTTGGGGGCTTCTTTAAGCGTTTGATAGAACAATTTTAA
- a CDS encoding RNA polymerase sigma factor FliA — MHELKQKQLNAYKNTIKKEQDEIVLKYMPALRAMAFRLKERLPSSIDTNDLISIGVEEMIKLSRKYDKEQNDSFWGYGKKRIYGSMLDYLRTLDVVSRSDRKLVKSINTEIDNYFNEFEEEPSDEYLAEKLNEDIEKIREARGVSGIITILPIDEQMELIGQNDVEKSIEREDLILKIEEALKDFDERDQMLVQLYYYEELNLKEISQIMNISESRISQIHKRLLDRIRRSLGV, encoded by the coding sequence ATGCACGAGTTAAAGCAAAAGCAGCTTAACGCTTATAAAAACACGATAAAAAAGGAACAAGACGAAATCGTCTTAAAATATATGCCAGCACTGCGTGCAATGGCGTTTAGACTTAAAGAGAGGTTGCCATCAAGCATAGATACAAATGACCTAATAAGCATTGGCGTTGAGGAGATGATAAAACTTAGCAGGAAGTATGACAAGGAGCAAAATGACTCTTTTTGGGGTTATGGCAAAAAGAGAATTTATGGCTCTATGCTTGATTATCTAAGGACGCTTGATGTTGTTAGCAGAAGCGATAGAAAGCTAGTAAAGAGCATAAATACCGAGATAGATAACTACTTTAATGAATTTGAAGAAGAGCCAAGCGATGAGTATTTGGCCGAAAAGCTTAATGAAGATATTGAGAAGATAAGAGAGGCAAGAGGCGTTAGCGGTATTATCACTATTTTGCCAATAGACGAGCAAATGGAGCTAATTGGTCAAAATGACGTCGAGAAAAGCATTGAGAGAGAGGATCTCATTTTAAAAATAGAAGAAGCTTTAAAAGATTTTGACGAAAGAGATCAGATGTTGGTTCAGCTTTATTATTATGAAGAGCTAAATTTAAAAGAGATAAGCCAGATCATGAATATCAGCGAGAGTAGAATTTCACAAATTCATAAACGTTTGCTTGATCGTATCAGGCGTAGCTTGGGGGTTTAA
- the fliM gene encoding flagellar motor switch protein FliM — protein MADILSQEEIDALLEVVDEDGDTSNIEVEERSQGEQKQIIIYDFKRPNRVSKEQLRAIKGIHDKLARNLASQISSVMRSIVEIRLHSVDQMTYGEFLMSLPSPTSFNVFSIKPLDGNCVLEINPSIAFPMIDRLLGGTGENFEANRELTDIEVNLLDAVLRMIMQRLKESWSMITDMYPNVEAKESSPNVVQIVSQNEIVIMVVMEIIVGGSSGMINLCYPVIYLEPILSRLANRDIMLGETSAKKSRNKELKTLIGRAEILYEAILGKSIISVNEFLNLKEGDILRLDRGADDKAIVCIDKKEVFLAEVGLHRFRKSIRIEQLIRSDKDEIKNILEKYEEERKAKLMAYEANERKMEEEEDDEDDE, from the coding sequence ATGGCTGATATTTTAAGTCAAGAAGAGATAGACGCGCTACTTGAAGTTGTCGATGAAGATGGCGATACGAGTAATATTGAGGTCGAAGAGAGATCGCAGGGCGAACAAAAGCAGATCATTATTTATGATTTTAAGCGCCCAAACCGTGTTAGTAAAGAGCAACTTCGTGCGATAAAAGGTATCCATGACAAGCTTGCTAGAAACTTAGCTAGTCAAATTTCTAGTGTGATGAGAAGTATTGTCGAGATCAGACTTCATAGTGTTGATCAAATGACTTATGGTGAATTTCTGATGAGTTTGCCAAGTCCAACTAGTTTTAATGTCTTTTCTATAAAACCACTTGATGGAAACTGTGTTTTGGAGATAAATCCAAGCATTGCTTTTCCAATGATAGATCGTTTGCTTGGCGGAACTGGTGAAAATTTTGAAGCAAATAGAGAACTAACTGACATTGAGGTAAATTTACTTGATGCGGTGCTTAGAATGATCATGCAGCGTCTAAAAGAGAGCTGGTCAATGATAACTGATATGTACCCAAATGTGGAAGCTAAGGAGAGCAGTCCAAATGTCGTACAGATCGTCTCTCAAAATGAGATCGTCATCATGGTCGTTATGGAGATCATAGTTGGCGGATCAAGCGGTATGATAAATTTATGCTATCCAGTCATCTATCTTGAACCGATACTCTCACGCCTTGCAAACAGAGATATTATGCTTGGCGAAACAAGTGCAAAAAAAAGTAGAAATAAAGAGCTAAAAACACTTATCGGACGAGCAGAAATTTTATATGAGGCCATACTTGGCAAGTCGATCATTAGCGTAAATGAGTTTTTAAATTTAAAAGAAGGCGATATTTTAAGGCTTGATAGAGGAGCTGATGACAAGGCGATCGTTTGTATCGATAAAAAAGAAGTTTTCTTAGCTGAGGTTGGGCTTCATAGATTTAGAAAATCTATAAGGATTGAACAGTTAATACGCTCTGATAAAGATGAGATCAAAAATATCTTAGAAAAATACGAAGAAGAGCGAAAAGCAAAGCTAATGGCGTATGAAGCTAATGAGCGCAAAATGGAAGAAGAAGAGGACGACGAAGATGATGAATGA
- the fliY gene encoding flagellar motor switch protein FliY — protein sequence MMNDFFNIFSNELKATIEGLTGRAPEVGERNEFDAPTQNGIKPPVVMANISLSGDINAKTEIVCTPVLISAISEWMMGEEEISKNENLGSDELDAAKEIFSNLFSAFSTSLGAQKGMPKINFEVINVNFLDENSSLDFSVYEKLFLFNVKIEDLSEHIGFACDHSLMKFFEPTKTEAPAAPASTPHIAKGDFSAEEMRNIGLIMDVRLPIRVRIGSKRMLLKDVLTMDIGSVIELNQLANDPLEILIGDKVIALGEVVIIDGNFGIQITQIGSKRERLQQLK from the coding sequence ATGATGAATGATTTTTTTAATATATTTTCTAATGAATTAAAAGCTACTATCGAAGGACTTACGGGCAGAGCTCCAGAGGTTGGTGAAAGAAATGAATTTGATGCACCAACGCAAAATGGCATAAAACCGCCGGTAGTGATGGCTAATATCTCTTTAAGTGGCGACATCAATGCTAAAACAGAGATAGTATGCACTCCAGTTTTAATAAGTGCCATTAGCGAATGGATGATGGGCGAAGAGGAAATTTCAAAGAATGAAAATTTAGGCAGTGATGAGCTTGACGCCGCAAAAGAGATATTTTCAAACCTTTTTAGTGCTTTTAGTACATCTTTGGGCGCTCAAAAGGGCATGCCAAAGATAAATTTTGAAGTAATAAATGTAAATTTTTTAGATGAAAATTCTTCGCTTGATTTTAGTGTTTATGAAAAGCTATTTTTATTTAATGTAAAAATCGAAGATCTAAGCGAGCATATCGGTTTTGCTTGCGATCATTCGCTAATGAAATTTTTTGAGCCAACGAAGACTGAAGCACCAGCTGCACCAGCAAGCACTCCTCACATAGCTAAGGGCGATTTTAGCGCTGAAGAGATGAGAAATATCGGTCTTATAATGGACGTTAGGCTACCTATTCGTGTTCGTATCGGCTCAAAAAGAATGCTTTTAAAAGATGTGCTTACTATGGATATTGGCTCAGTTATTGAGCTAAATCAATTAGCAAACGATCCGCTTGAAATTTTGATCGGCGATAAGGTAATAGCTCTTGGCGAAGTCGTCATAATCGATGGAAACTTTGGCATCCAGATCACTCAGATAGGCTCAAAACGCGAGAGGCTTCAACAGTTAAAATAA
- a CDS encoding TIGR00730 family Rossman fold protein, with the protein MNNELVSDLLNFPNVLKYKNKNVTFFGSARFDEENFYCKKAYELAYKLNALGYAILTGGGDGIMRAANKGAFDSAKSPSIALNVRLPFEQNTNPYVTAKYLFSNLSPRKFALTDRSVAFVVFPGGFGTLDELFEILVLAQVGSKKVKIFLFGSEFWQGLDEFIKNTLVSQKTIKKEDINLYKITDDLELIVDEILAI; encoded by the coding sequence ATGAATAATGAATTAGTTAGTGATCTTTTAAATTTTCCAAATGTCTTAAAATATAAAAATAAAAATGTTACCTTCTTTGGCTCGGCTAGATTTGATGAAGAAAATTTCTACTGCAAAAAGGCTTATGAACTAGCTTATAAGCTAAACGCGCTAGGATACGCCATCTTAACTGGTGGCGGAGACGGCATAATGAGAGCCGCAAACAAGGGCGCGTTTGATAGTGCAAAATCGCCAAGCATAGCCTTAAATGTGAGACTTCCGTTTGAACAAAATACAAACCCTTACGTCACAGCAAAATATCTCTTTTCAAATTTAAGCCCAAGAAAATTTGCACTTACCGATCGTTCAGTCGCATTTGTCGTCTTTCCGGGTGGCTTTGGCACTCTTGATGAACTTTTTGAAATTTTAGTACTTGCTCAAGTTGGTAGCAAAAAAGTAAAAATTTTTCTTTTTGGGAGCGAGTTTTGGCAAGGGCTTGATGAGTTTATAAAAAATACGCTAGTTAGCCAAAAAACAATAAAAAAAGAAGATATAAATTTATACAAAATCACCGATGATTTAGAGCTTATTGTAGATGAAATTTTGGCTATTTAA
- the mnmA gene encoding tRNA 2-thiouridine(34) synthase MnmA, whose amino-acid sequence MKIMVAMSGGVDSTMTAKFLQEAGHEVQGCYMMLHQKPGYHEENIRKVKKVGEYLGIKVHILDLQEKFNEFVYDPFVKLYKEGKTPNPCALCNKFIKLGALLDFAKANGCEKLATGHYVQVIDGFITCAKDPSKDQSYFLAQVPKEILKDVIFPLGDKFKKDIKELARSVKVLEEFATQAESSEICFVEDTYIEVLNKHYNTNLPGNVVDKDGKIIGRHQGYMHYTIGKRRGFEVFGAHEPHFVIKINADKNEIVVGTKDDLAQKVVELENVNLFIDKDKFECETKIRYRSPKLDAFVEVDKEDKTAKLTLNQNALGVAQGQLCVMYDGDKVIASGFIKG is encoded by the coding sequence ATGAAAATAATGGTCGCAATGAGCGGTGGTGTAGATAGCACTATGACGGCTAAATTTCTGCAAGAAGCTGGTCATGAAGTGCAAGGTTGCTATATGATGCTACATCAAAAGCCAGGATATCACGAAGAAAATATCAGAAAAGTAAAAAAAGTAGGCGAGTATCTTGGCATAAAGGTGCATATTTTGGATCTGCAGGAAAAATTTAACGAGTTTGTCTATGATCCTTTTGTGAAGCTTTATAAAGAGGGCAAGACGCCAAATCCTTGTGCTTTGTGCAATAAATTTATAAAGCTTGGTGCGTTGCTTGATTTTGCAAAGGCAAATGGCTGTGAGAAGCTTGCTACTGGGCATTATGTGCAAGTTATTGATGGATTTATCACATGTGCAAAAGATCCTAGCAAAGATCAAAGCTACTTTTTAGCCCAAGTGCCAAAAGAGATATTAAAAGATGTTATTTTCCCGCTTGGGGATAAATTTAAAAAAGATATAAAAGAGCTTGCAAGAAGTGTAAAAGTGCTTGAAGAATTTGCTACGCAGGCAGAAAGTAGTGAAATTTGCTTTGTGGAAGATACTTATATCGAAGTTTTAAATAAGCATTACAATACAAATTTGCCAGGAAACGTAGTTGATAAAGACGGCAAAATAATCGGCCGCCACCAAGGTTATATGCACTATACTATCGGTAAACGCCGTGGTTTTGAGGTTTTCGGCGCCCATGAGCCACATTTTGTTATAAAGATAAATGCCGATAAAAACGAGATCGTCGTAGGAACAAAAGATGACTTGGCTCAAAAGGTAGTCGAGCTTGAAAACGTAAATTTGTTTATAGATAAAGATAAATTTGAGTGCGAAACTAAGATAAGATATAGAAGCCCTAAACTTGATGCTTTTGTTGAGGTTGATAAAGAGGATAAAACAGCGAAACTAACGCTAAATCAAAATGCACTTGGTGTGGCACAAGGCCAGCTTTGTGTTATGTATGATGGCGATAAGGTTATTGCAAGTGGATTTATAAAAGGCTAG
- a CDS encoding molybdopterin oxidoreductase family protein: MEEIVKTTCPYCGTGCGIDLIVRNGRIVDAKPSKDHHVNDGELCLKGMFGWEFVNSPKRLSRPMMRKLNGVYDKHGELEEVSFEEVYDFLADKFKSTVAKYGPSSIMGFSSARSNNEDNYVFQKFFRAQGSNNVDHCARLUHAPTVAGLASTLGNGTMTNDLVEFATDTDVFLLIGTNTSECHPIIAMQMQRGLQRGAKMIVVDPKRTDMAKKADIFLQIPIGANIKTLNTMMHVIIAENLQDSEFIEKYSEGFEYLKEAVKDFTPERFERETGIKKELVIEAARMYAKAGAAAICYTMGITQFSDGTSNVFSLSNLAVLTGNLGKKGAGVNPLRGQNNVQGACDMGALPNVIPAGAVNSPYAQEQARKVWHFELNPVPGFKLTQAPDKMDSGELKVLYVYGENPVMSDPWTEHFAHAVHHLDCFIVQDLFFTESAHKADVVLPAAGWGEKDGTFINTSRRVQRTRKASEPVNGVEPDWKVVCNIANRMGLEGFDFASPEQIWNELRELMPKFFGGISYYRLGKLGGISWPCPDEEHPGTPVLYADHKSMLPGGKFRFAPVLYVDDKEERAKAEAEFRAKMNIPDGYPVGSGALSEVPDEVYPCLFTTGRKVYHYHTGTMTRECPALEYGAGIEGALIEVSPDIARERELEEGCYALVQNKRGQIAAKLRVNPDLKEGTIFTTFHYSEADGNELANAGDPDPLSGITPLKMTIANIRRLSEEEFIKFREQNEMSMHSANPYLSPVRA, from the coding sequence ATGGAAGAGATCGTAAAGACCACCTGTCCATATTGCGGTACGGGCTGCGGCATCGATCTTATCGTGCGAAACGGTAGAATCGTAGATGCCAAACCTAGCAAAGACCACCACGTAAACGACGGCGAGCTTTGCTTAAAAGGAATGTTCGGATGGGAGTTCGTAAACTCTCCTAAACGCTTAAGCCGACCGATGATGAGAAAGCTAAACGGCGTCTACGACAAGCACGGAGAGCTTGAAGAAGTGAGTTTTGAGGAGGTTTATGATTTCCTTGCGGATAAATTTAAATCCACCGTCGCAAAATACGGCCCAAGCTCGATCATGGGCTTTAGCTCTGCGCGCTCAAATAACGAAGATAACTACGTTTTCCAGAAATTTTTCCGCGCTCAGGGCAGCAACAACGTCGATCACTGCGCCCGTCTTTGACACGCTCCTACAGTGGCAGGTCTTGCCAGCACGCTAGGAAACGGAACGATGACGAACGATTTGGTCGAATTTGCGACTGACACGGACGTATTTTTACTCATCGGTACCAACACAAGCGAGTGCCACCCGATCATCGCTATGCAGATGCAGCGCGGCCTTCAGCGCGGCGCAAAGATGATCGTCGTAGATCCAAAGCGCACCGATATGGCTAAAAAAGCCGATATTTTCTTGCAAATCCCGATCGGAGCGAATATCAAAACGCTAAATACGATGATGCATGTCATAATCGCCGAAAATTTGCAAGATAGCGAGTTTATCGAGAAGTACTCCGAGGGATTTGAATATCTAAAAGAAGCGGTTAAGGACTTTACGCCTGAGCGTTTCGAGCGAGAAACCGGTATAAAAAAAGAGCTCGTCATAGAGGCAGCTAGAATGTATGCTAAAGCAGGTGCGGCGGCGATTTGCTACACGATGGGTATCACTCAGTTTAGCGACGGCACGTCAAACGTCTTTTCACTATCAAATTTGGCCGTTTTAACGGGAAATTTAGGCAAAAAGGGTGCCGGCGTAAATCCTCTGCGCGGTCAAAACAACGTCCAAGGCGCATGCGACATGGGCGCGCTGCCTAACGTAATCCCGGCAGGCGCGGTAAATAGCCCTTATGCACAGGAGCAAGCGCGCAAAGTATGGCACTTTGAGCTAAATCCGGTTCCGGGCTTTAAGCTAACGCAAGCGCCGGATAAAATGGATAGCGGCGAGCTAAAAGTCCTCTACGTCTACGGCGAAAACCCCGTAATGAGCGACCCTTGGACCGAGCACTTCGCCCACGCCGTGCATCATCTAGACTGCTTTATAGTGCAGGATTTGTTTTTCACAGAGAGCGCGCATAAGGCCGATGTGGTGCTACCTGCCGCGGGCTGGGGTGAAAAGGACGGAACCTTTATCAACACCTCTCGCCGCGTCCAACGCACGCGCAAGGCTAGTGAGCCCGTTAACGGCGTGGAGCCCGACTGGAAGGTCGTTTGCAACATCGCAAACCGCATGGGGCTAGAGGGGTTTGATTTTGCGAGCCCTGAACAAATTTGGAACGAGCTAAGGGAGCTTATGCCTAAATTTTTCGGCGGTATCAGCTACTATAGACTAGGCAAGCTAGGCGGTATCAGCTGGCCATGCCCGGACGAGGAGCATCCGGGTACGCCGGTGCTTTACGCAGATCACAAGTCCATGCTGCCTGGCGGCAAATTCCGCTTCGCGCCGGTACTTTACGTAGATGATAAAGAGGAGCGCGCAAAGGCTGAGGCTGAATTTAGAGCCAAGATGAATATCCCGGACGGCTACCCAGTCGGTAGCGGCGCGCTTAGTGAAGTGCCTGATGAGGTATATCCGTGCCTATTTACGACCGGACGCAAGGTCTATCACTACCACACCGGCACGATGACTAGAGAGTGTCCGGCTCTTGAATACGGTGCTGGCATCGAGGGCGCGCTCATAGAGGTGAGTCCCGATATCGCTCGCGAGAGGGAGCTAGAGGAGGGCTGCTACGCGCTCGTACAAAACAAACGCGGTCAGATCGCCGCCAAACTGCGAGTAAATCCGGATCTAAAAGAAGGCACGATATTTACGACCTTCCACTACAGCGAGGCCGACGGTAACGAGCTAGCAAACGCCGGCGATCCCGATCCGCTCTCAGGCATCACGCCGCTAAAGATGACGATAGCAAATATCAGGCGTCTAAGCGAAGAGGAATTTATCAAATTTAGAGAGCAAAACGAGATGTCGATGCACTCGGCAAATCCGTATTTATCGCCTGTTAGGGCTTAA
- the fdh3B gene encoding formate dehydrogenase FDH3 subunit beta: protein MSEFNDNNRLKFYCDDDRCIDCNGCAVACDEAHELPLGIRRRRVITLNEGVPGKEISTSIACMHCEDAPCSLVCPVDCFYIRADGVVLHDKDICIGCGYCLYACPFGAPQFPREGVFGAKGSMDKCTMCAGGPLPTNSEAEREEYGQDRISEGKVPVCAAMCSTKALLVGESAMIEKIYGDRVKARGYGFKDLKQTPTWKLAYYAGDRLKIKS from the coding sequence ATGAGCGAATTTAACGATAACAATAGACTTAAATTTTACTGCGACGACGATAGATGCATCGACTGTAACGGCTGTGCGGTAGCTTGCGACGAGGCTCACGAGCTGCCTCTTGGCATCCGCCGTCGCCGCGTCATTACGCTAAACGAAGGCGTACCAGGTAAGGAAATATCAACCTCGATAGCTTGCATGCACTGCGAGGACGCTCCGTGCTCGCTGGTTTGCCCGGTTGATTGTTTTTACATCAGAGCCGACGGCGTCGTGCTACACGACAAAGATATCTGCATCGGCTGCGGATACTGTCTATACGCGTGTCCGTTCGGCGCGCCTCAGTTTCCGCGCGAGGGAGTGTTTGGAGCCAAAGGTTCGATGGATAAGTGCACGATGTGCGCAGGCGGTCCGCTACCGACCAATAGCGAAGCCGAGCGTGAAGAGTACGGACAGGATAGAATTTCCGAAGGCAAAGTGCCGGTTTGTGCGGCGATGTGCTCGACAAAGGCGCTGCTAGTAGGCGAATCCGCAATGATAGAAAAAATCTATGGCGACAGAGTCAAGGCTCGCGGCTACGGCTTTAAAGACCTAAAACAAACTCCGACCTGGAAGCTTGCTTATTACGCGGGCGACAGGCTTAAAATAAAATCTTAA